The following are encoded in a window of Mycobacterium decipiens genomic DNA:
- the mrx1 gene encoding mycoredoxin Mrx1 encodes MTNPALTIYTTSWCGYCLRLKTALKANRISYDEVDIEHNPAAAEFVGSVNGGNRTVPTVKFADGSTLTNPSAGEVEAKLAKIAG; translated from the coding sequence ATGACTAACCCTGCGCTCACCATTTACACAACTTCATGGTGTGGCTACTGCCTTCGGCTCAAGACCGCGCTCAAGGCCAACCGAATCTCCTACGACGAGGTCGACATCGAACACAACCCTGCGGCCGCCGAGTTCGTCGGCTCGGTCAACGGCGGCAACAGAACCGTCCCAACGGTGAAGTTCGCCGACGGGTCGACGCTGACGAACCCAAGCGCGGGCGAGGTCGAAGCGAAGCTGGCAAAGATCGCCGGCTAG
- a CDS encoding ATP-dependent DNA helicase UvrD2 — protein MSMVTDPLIAGLDDEQRQAVLAPRGPVCVLAGAGTGKTRTITHRIAALVAGGHIAAGQVLAVTFTQRAAGEMRARLRALDAAARTGSGVGAVQALTFHAAAHRQLRYFWPRVIADTGWQLLDSKFAVVARAANRARLHASTDDVRDLAGEIEWAKASLISPEQYVTAVSAAHRDTPLDAAQIAAVYSEYEALKARGDGVTLLDFDDLLLHTAAAIENDFAVAEEFRDRYRCFVVDEYQDVTPLQQRVLSAWLGDRDDLTVVGDANQTIYSFTGASPRFLLDFSRRFPDAAVVRLERDYRSTPQVVSLANRVIATARGRVAGSKLQLSGQREPGPVPSFHEHSDEPAEAAAVAASIARLIASGTAPSEIAILYRVNAQSEVYEEALTEAGIAYQVRGGEGFFNRQEIKQALLALQRASARSTEGALSDVVRAVLEPLGLTAEPPVGTRARERWEALTALADLVDDEVAQRPALQLPGLLAELRTRAEARHPPVVQGVTLASLHAAKGLEWDAVFLVGLADGTLPISHALTHGPDSEPVEEERRLLYVGITRARVNLALSWALSRASGGRQSRKPSRFLNGIAPQTRADPAPSKSRRNRGAAPRCRLCNNELNTPAAVMLRRCETCAADVDEELLLQLKSWRLSTAKEQNVPAYVVFSDNTLIAIAELLPADDAALIAIPGIGARKLEQYGPDVLELVRGRT, from the coding sequence ATGTCGATGGTCACAGACCCATTGATCGCCGGGCTGGACGACGAGCAGCGCCAAGCCGTGCTGGCTCCACGCGGACCGGTCTGTGTGCTCGCCGGCGCCGGAACTGGTAAGACCCGCACCATCACTCACCGGATCGCCGCACTGGTCGCGGGCGGTCATATCGCTGCCGGGCAGGTGCTGGCGGTGACGTTCACCCAGCGTGCGGCGGGGGAGATGCGCGCCCGGTTGCGGGCGCTCGATGCCGCCGCACGGACCGGCTCTGGAGTTGGCGCTGTCCAGGCGCTGACCTTTCACGCGGCCGCGCATCGCCAGCTGCGGTACTTCTGGCCGCGCGTGATCGCCGACACCGGCTGGCAGCTGCTGGATAGCAAGTTCGCCGTCGTGGCCCGCGCGGCCAACCGCGCCAGGCTGCATGCCAGCACCGATGACGTGCGCGACCTGGCTGGCGAGATCGAGTGGGCTAAGGCGTCGCTGATCAGCCCGGAGCAGTACGTAACCGCTGTGTCGGCAGCGCACCGAGACACCCCGTTGGACGCCGCGCAAATCGCGGCCGTCTACTCCGAATACGAGGCTCTCAAGGCCCGCGGCGACGGCGTTACCCTGCTTGACTTCGATGACCTGTTGCTGCATACCGCGGCCGCGATCGAAAACGACTTTGCTGTGGCCGAGGAATTCCGGGACCGGTACCGCTGTTTCGTCGTCGACGAGTACCAGGACGTCACCCCGCTGCAGCAGCGGGTGCTCTCGGCCTGGTTGGGTGATCGGGACGACCTGACCGTCGTCGGCGACGCCAATCAGACCATCTACTCCTTTACCGGGGCTTCGCCTCGCTTCCTGCTCGACTTTTCGCGGCGGTTCCCGGACGCTGCGGTGGTGCGCCTGGAGCGCGATTACCGATCCACTCCGCAGGTGGTGTCATTGGCCAACCGGGTGATCGCCACCGCTCGGGGCCGCGTCGCGGGCAGCAAGCTGCAGCTGTCCGGCCAGCGTGAGCCGGGTCCGGTCCCGTCGTTCCACGAGCATTCCGACGAACCTGCCGAGGCAGCCGCGGTGGCGGCGTCGATTGCTCGGTTGATCGCATCGGGCACTGCGCCCTCCGAGATCGCCATTCTCTACCGGGTCAATGCGCAGTCAGAGGTCTACGAGGAGGCATTGACCGAGGCGGGTATCGCATACCAGGTCCGCGGCGGCGAGGGGTTTTTCAACCGTCAGGAGATCAAACAGGCATTGCTTGCCCTACAGCGTGCGTCAGCCCGAAGTACCGAAGGCGCGTTGTCCGACGTCGTTCGCGCGGTATTGGAACCACTGGGGCTGACGGCGGAGCCGCCGGTCGGCACCCGCGCCAGGGAGCGCTGGGAGGCGCTCACCGCGCTGGCTGATCTGGTCGACGACGAGGTCGCGCAGCGTCCTGCGCTGCAGCTTCCCGGCCTGCTAGCCGAACTGCGGACGCGGGCCGAAGCGCGACACCCACCGGTGGTGCAGGGCGTCACGCTGGCCTCACTGCACGCCGCGAAGGGACTCGAATGGGACGCGGTGTTCCTGGTCGGATTGGCCGATGGCACGCTGCCCATCTCGCACGCCCTGACACACGGCCCCGACAGTGAGCCCGTCGAGGAAGAGCGGCGGCTGCTGTACGTCGGAATCACCAGGGCCCGAGTCAATTTGGCGCTCAGCTGGGCACTATCGCGGGCCTCGGGTGGGCGCCAGAGCCGCAAGCCGTCGCGGTTCCTCAACGGTATTGCGCCGCAGACGCGTGCCGATCCGGCGCCGAGCAAGTCCCGTCGAAACCGGGGTGCCGCACCCCGCTGCCGGCTCTGCAACAACGAGCTGAACACGCCGGCGGCCGTCATGCTGCGGCGGTGCGAAACGTGTGCCGCCGACGTCGACGAAGAGTTGTTGTTGCAGCTCAAGTCCTGGCGGCTCAGCACCGCTAAAGAACAGAATGTGCCCGCGTATGTCGTGTTCTCCGACAACACGCTGATCGCGATCGCCGAGCTGCTACCTGCCGACGACGCGGCGCTGATCGCGATTCCGGGTATCGGTGCACGAAAGCTGGAACAGTACGGGCCGGATGTCCTGGAGCTGGTTCGCGGTCGTACGTGA
- a CDS encoding ATP-dependent helicase, whose product MTQTAPPVRYSPAELACALGLFPPTDEQAAVIAAPPGPLVVIAGAGAGKTETMAARVVWLIANGYAQPDQVLGLTFTRKAAGQLLRRVRSRLARLAGIGLACDDLPGCETVGSPVVSTYHAFAGSLLREYGLLLPIEPDTRLLSESELWQLAFDVVNDYDAELCTDKTPAMVTSIVLRLWGQLAEHLVDTRQLGDTHSELETLVHVLPAGRYQRDRGPSQWLLRMLATQTERAGLVPLLDALHARMRAGKVMDFGMQMASAARLAATFPQVGQELRNRYRVVLLDEYQDTGHAQRVALSSLFGGGVDDGLALTAVGDPIQSIYGWRGASATNLPRFTTDFPLSDGSPAPILELRTSWRNPPQALHVANAISAEARRRSVAVRALRSRPDAASGTVRAALLPDAQAECEWIADHLQVHYQRARADGVSPPTAAVLVRRNADAAPIADALRARGIPVEVVGLAGLLSIPEVADVVAMLRLVVDPTAGAAAMRVLTGPRWRLGGRDLAALWRRARALTGEPRSKASSSPESIAMAAGTDADTACLADAISDPGPANGYSAAGYERIGALAGELAALRGHLGHSLPDLVAEVRRVVGVDCEVRALAAAAGGWTGTEHLDAFTDVVAGYAEWASATSSETLAAGLLAYLDVAEAVENGLPPAELAVARDRVQVLTVHAAKGLEWQVVAVAHLSRGTFPSTVSRRSWLTDPAELPPLLRGDRASAGALGVPVLDVSAVSDRKQLSDKISEHRRQLDQRRVDEERRLLYVGVTRAEDTLLVSGHHWGPTGVTPRGPSDFLCELKDIIDRSAVTGDPCGVVEQWAPAPADGERNPLRDNAVEAVWPADPLSARRDDVERGAALVAAAMSADSTGTTADVDGWAADVDALLAERARGALGVPPTGGPPARGLPSQLSVSGLVELVRDPVGAPQRLTFRLPTRPDPRASLGNAFHAWVQQFYGAELLFDLGDLPGAADREVGDPEELAALQTAFAASPWAARTPVAVEVPFEMPIGDTVVRGRIDAVFADPDGGATVMDWKTGEPPHGPEAMQQAAVQLAVYRLAWAALRGCPESMVRTAFFYVRSGVTVVPAELPDPGELAALLADCAGRRSDA is encoded by the coding sequence ATGACCCAGACCGCGCCGCCGGTGCGCTATAGCCCAGCTGAATTAGCTTGCGCGCTAGGACTTTTCCCGCCCACCGACGAGCAGGCGGCGGTAATCGCCGCGCCGCCGGGCCCGCTGGTCGTCATAGCGGGCGCCGGTGCCGGCAAGACCGAAACGATGGCTGCGCGGGTGGTCTGGCTGATAGCCAACGGCTACGCACAACCCGACCAGGTGCTGGGATTGACGTTTACCCGTAAGGCCGCCGGCCAACTGCTGCGCCGCGTCCGGTCCCGGCTGGCCCGGTTGGCCGGCATCGGCCTGGCCTGCGATGACTTGCCGGGCTGCGAAACCGTGGGCTCTCCGGTGGTCAGCACCTACCATGCGTTCGCAGGCTCGTTGCTGCGTGAGTACGGCCTGCTGTTGCCCATTGAGCCCGACACCCGGTTGCTCAGCGAGTCCGAGCTTTGGCAGCTGGCGTTCGATGTGGTCAACGACTACGACGCCGAGCTGTGCACCGACAAGACCCCGGCGATGGTCACCTCGATCGTGCTGCGGTTGTGGGGCCAGCTCGCTGAGCACCTGGTGGATACCCGGCAGCTCGGCGATACCCACAGCGAGCTGGAAACGCTGGTGCACGTTTTGCCGGCGGGTCGCTATCAACGTGATCGCGGCCCCAGCCAGTGGCTGCTGCGGATGCTGGCGACGCAGACCGAACGCGCCGGGTTGGTGCCGTTGCTTGACGCGTTGCATGCGCGCATGCGCGCCGGCAAGGTGATGGACTTCGGCATGCAGATGGCCTCGGCCGCACGGTTGGCGGCGACGTTTCCCCAGGTTGGCCAGGAGCTGCGCAACCGCTACCGGGTGGTGTTGCTCGACGAATACCAGGACACCGGGCACGCCCAGCGCGTTGCGTTGTCGTCGCTGTTCGGCGGCGGCGTGGATGACGGGTTGGCGCTTACGGCCGTTGGTGACCCGATTCAGTCGATCTATGGGTGGCGCGGCGCTTCGGCGACGAACCTGCCCCGGTTCACCACCGACTTCCCGCTATCGGACGGCAGCCCCGCGCCGATCCTGGAGCTGCGGACCAGCTGGCGCAACCCGCCGCAAGCGCTGCATGTGGCCAATGCCATATCGGCGGAGGCGCGCCGACGCTCGGTCGCCGTACGCGCGCTGCGCTCGCGCCCGGATGCCGCGTCCGGGACCGTTCGCGCTGCGTTGCTTCCCGATGCCCAGGCCGAATGTGAGTGGATCGCCGACCACCTGCAGGTGCATTACCAGCGGGCCCGAGCGGACGGCGTCAGCCCGCCCACCGCCGCAGTACTGGTGCGCCGCAATGCCGACGCTGCACCGATCGCCGATGCCTTGCGAGCCCGCGGAATCCCGGTTGAAGTTGTCGGGCTGGCCGGCCTGCTGTCCATCCCCGAGGTTGCCGACGTGGTGGCCATGCTGCGCCTGGTTGTCGACCCGACGGCCGGCGCGGCGGCGATGCGGGTGCTGACTGGTCCACGGTGGCGGCTCGGTGGTCGGGACCTCGCCGCGCTGTGGCGGCGCGCACGGGCCCTGACTGGGGAACCGCGGTCAAAGGCATCGTCCTCGCCCGAATCGATTGCGATGGCGGCCGGTACGGATGCCGACACCGCGTGTCTGGCCGACGCCATCAGCGACCCGGGTCCCGCCAACGGGTATTCGGCGGCGGGATATGAGCGCATCGGCGCGCTGGCCGGCGAACTGGCCGCGCTGCGCGGCCACCTCGGTCATTCCCTGCCCGACCTGGTGGCCGAGGTGCGCCGTGTCGTCGGCGTCGATTGCGAGGTCCGCGCCTTGGCGGCGGCCGCGGGTGGCTGGACCGGCACCGAGCACCTTGACGCGTTTACCGACGTGGTTGCCGGGTACGCGGAATGGGCAAGCGCTACATCCAGCGAGACGTTGGCAGCGGGTCTGCTGGCCTACTTGGACGTCGCCGAGGCGGTCGAGAACGGTTTGCCGCCTGCCGAATTGGCCGTCGCCCGGGACCGGGTCCAGGTGCTCACCGTGCATGCCGCCAAGGGCTTGGAGTGGCAGGTGGTGGCGGTGGCGCACCTGTCGCGTGGAACGTTTCCGTCGACGGTGTCGCGGAGAAGCTGGCTCACCGACCCCGCCGAACTACCGCCGCTGTTGCGTGGCGACCGCGCCTCGGCAGGTGCGCTCGGCGTCCCCGTCCTGGACGTGTCAGCTGTCAGCGATCGAAAACAGTTGTCGGACAAAATCTCCGAGCATCGTCGCCAGCTCGATCAACGACGCGTCGACGAGGAGCGTCGACTGTTGTACGTGGGCGTCACCCGCGCTGAGGACACTCTGCTGGTATCCGGCCACCACTGGGGTCCCACCGGGGTAACGCCGCGCGGGCCGTCGGATTTCCTGTGCGAACTCAAGGACATCATCGACCGTTCGGCCGTAACCGGAGATCCCTGCGGGGTCGTGGAGCAGTGGGCGCCGGCGCCAGCCGACGGTGAGCGAAACCCATTGCGTGACAACGCTGTCGAAGCGGTTTGGCCCGCTGATCCGTTGTCCGCACGCCGCGACGACGTCGAGCGGGGCGCGGCGCTGGTGGCGGCGGCTATGTCGGCCGACTCGACCGGAACCACCGCCGACGTCGACGGTTGGGCCGCCGATGTCGACGCGCTGTTGGCTGAGCGCGCACGTGGGGCGCTGGGGGTACCACCCACCGGCGGACCCCCGGCCCGCGGTCTGCCAAGCCAGTTGTCGGTCAGCGGCCTGGTGGAGCTGGTTCGCGACCCGGTAGGTGCGCCACAGCGGTTGACGTTTCGTCTGCCAACACGTCCGGACCCGCGAGCGTCGCTGGGCAATGCATTTCACGCCTGGGTTCAGCAGTTTTATGGTGCTGAGCTGCTGTTCGATCTGGGTGACCTGCCAGGTGCAGCGGACCGCGAGGTGGGCGATCCCGAGGAGTTGGCCGCGTTGCAGACGGCATTCGCAGCGTCGCCGTGGGCGGCTCGCACCCCGGTGGCGGTCGAGGTGCCGTTCGAAATGCCGATCGGCGATACGGTGGTGCGCGGCCGCATCGACGCGGTGTTCGCCGACCCCGACGGCGGCGCCACGGTGATGGACTGGAAGACCGGCGAGCCGCCGCACGGGCCGGAGGCTATGCAGCAGGCCGCTGTCCAGCTCGCGGTGTACCGACTGGCGTGGGCCGCTCTGCGCGGATGCCCGGAGTCGATGGTGCGTACCGCGTTCTTTTACGTTCGCAGCGGAGTCACGGTCGTTCCGGCCGAGTTGCCCGATCCCGGCGAGCTGGCCGCGCTACTGGCTGACTGCGCCGGTCGGCGGTCGGACGCCTGA
- the nudC gene encoding NAD(+) diphosphatase, which produces MSRVGADRADQLRTDVEAAAAGWPDAALLRVDFRNRVLIANGRVLLGAAVELADKPPPEAVFLGRIEGDRHVWAIRGALAPPSDDPDVQAEVVDLRRLGRIMDDTSSQLVSSATALLNWHDSSRFSALDGTPTKPARGGWSRVNPITGHEEFPRIDPAVICLVHDGGDRAVLARQAVWPERMFSLLAGFVEAGESFEVCVAREIREEIGLTVRDVRYLGSQPWPFPRSLMVGFHALGDPDQDFSFSDGEIAEAAWFTRDEVRGALEAGDWTSASDSKLLLPGSISIARVIIESWAMCD; this is translated from the coding sequence ATGTCGCGCGTTGGCGCCGACCGGGCCGACCAGCTGAGGACCGATGTGGAGGCGGCCGCCGCGGGATGGCCGGATGCGGCATTGCTGCGGGTGGATTTCCGCAATCGGGTGCTGATCGCCAACGGTCGGGTGCTGCTTGGCGCGGCTGTCGAGCTGGCCGACAAGCCACCGCCGGAGGCGGTATTCCTGGGTCGCATCGAGGGCGATCGCCACGTCTGGGCGATCCGGGGAGCGCTGGCGCCGCCGTCCGATGATCCTGACGTGCAAGCCGAGGTGGTGGACCTTCGTAGGCTCGGCCGGATCATGGACGACACCAGCAGCCAGTTGGTGTCGTCGGCAACGGCACTGCTGAACTGGCATGACAGTTCCCGATTCAGCGCGCTGGACGGCACACCGACGAAACCGGCCAGGGGCGGTTGGTCACGAGTCAACCCGATAACCGGGCATGAGGAGTTCCCGCGTATCGACCCCGCGGTGATTTGCCTGGTTCACGACGGCGGTGATCGTGCCGTGTTGGCTCGCCAGGCGGTGTGGCCCGAACGAATGTTCTCGCTGTTGGCCGGCTTCGTCGAGGCCGGAGAGTCGTTCGAAGTCTGCGTCGCCCGGGAGATCCGCGAGGAAATCGGACTGACCGTTCGCGATGTGCGCTATCTGGGCAGTCAGCCGTGGCCGTTCCCGCGCTCGCTAATGGTCGGCTTCCACGCCTTAGGTGACCCGGATCAGGACTTCTCGTTCAGCGACGGCGAGATCGCCGAAGCCGCGTGGTTCACCCGCGATGAGGTGCGTGGCGCGCTTGAAGCCGGCGATTGGACGAGCGCGTCGGACTCGAAACTGCTACTGCCCGGGTCGATCTCGATCGCCCGCGTGATCATCGAATCGTGGGCAATGTGCGACTGA
- a CDS encoding sensor domain-containing protein, whose protein sequence is MNSPASWLTWRPAVIRTIVTGTGRSTVIVCCAVAAIAACSHRSAPATTSPPVAAGIDSLLVSVEDVRRIANFEYLTPHAHADLRKPSQGDVDAPGPCRAVGNSDLTFGNGWSEFRSVGYGGATDDLEPGGVAMIDEVSQAVAVYPNSSTTRGVLHQLLSYVTACTALHDTNYDFALDEPDHSTLRLSSQGWSHLYRAKSAVLISVGVLGLEPADRIANTILQTITDRID, encoded by the coding sequence GTGAACTCTCCCGCGAGCTGGCTCACGTGGCGACCGGCGGTGATTCGCACCATCGTCACCGGCACGGGCAGGTCCACCGTCATCGTGTGCTGTGCGGTGGCGGCGATCGCGGCGTGCTCACATCGCAGCGCACCAGCCACGACGAGCCCCCCGGTCGCAGCGGGTATCGATTCGTTGCTGGTCAGCGTCGAAGATGTGCGGCGCATCGCCAATTTCGAATACCTCACGCCGCATGCACACGCGGATCTGCGGAAGCCGTCCCAGGGAGATGTGGACGCTCCGGGTCCGTGCCGAGCGGTGGGAAACAGCGACCTGACCTTCGGCAACGGCTGGTCGGAGTTCCGCAGTGTGGGCTATGGCGGCGCGACCGACGACCTAGAGCCGGGCGGGGTCGCCATGATCGACGAAGTCAGTCAAGCGGTTGCCGTGTACCCGAACTCGAGCACGACGCGCGGCGTGCTTCATCAACTGCTGTCGTATGTGACAGCGTGCACTGCCCTGCATGACACCAACTACGATTTCGCCTTGGACGAGCCGGATCACTCCACCCTAAGACTCAGCTCCCAGGGGTGGAGCCACCTGTATCGTGCGAAATCTGCGGTGTTGATATCCGTAGGCGTGTTGGGTCTTGAGCCGGCAGATCGGATCGCGAATACCATCCTTCAGACGATCACCGACCGGATCGACTAG
- a CDS encoding ATP-dependent helicase, translated as MSQTWGVEAHAVLAPGARGRVRVLGGPGTGKSTLLVESAVAHIAAGADPESVLLLTGSGRIDKRARNALTMALLRSRTTGPCRAAVREPLVRTVHGYAYAVVRKAAERAGDALPRLVTSAEQDAIIRELLAGDLEDGAAAATTWPAYLQPALSTAGFAAELRNFLARCAERGVDPQELERLGRRCGRPEWTAAGQFARQYEQVMLLRGAVGLGAPQATAPALGAAELVGAALEAFAVDPELLAAERARVRLLLVDDAQQLDPQAARLVRVLAEGSELALMAGDANQAVFGFRGGEPTGLLADDLPSVILTVSHRCAPAVARAVTGIARRLPGRSVGRRIEGTGTEVGSVTVRLAASAHAEAAMIADELRRAHLIDGVPWSQMAVIVRSVPRAAARLPRALAAAGVPVALPSPDGPLSEEPAVRALLTVLEATAGGLDGDQALILLTGPIGRVDPVSLRQLRRTLRRARPDQVPGKLGDLLVEVLLGDAPLSAPQSRPLRRVRAVLAAAGRCHRSGHRAGQDPRHTLWAAWHRSGLQRRWLAAIEHGGRAAVQATRDLEAVTELFDITDHYVSRTSGASLRGLVEHVAALQLPGGRPEPVSQTEQVRVLSAHAALGHEWDLVAIAGLQDGLWPNTIPRGGVLGTQRLLDELDGVTADASMRAPLLAEERRLLVAAMGRARRRLLVTATDSDAGGQDAVLPSAFFFEIAQWAEGDGGSGAVQPVAAPRVLSAAAVVGRLRGVVCAPSGAVDDAARDCAATQLARLAKAGVPGADPVEWHGLIPVSTSDPVCDGEDLVTLTPSTLQTLTDCPLRWLAERHGGTNARELRSTVGSLLHALFAEPGKSESQLLAELDRAWEHLPFDARWHSANELARHRAMIQAFVEWRAQTRSELTEVGVEVDIDGILGDGGAAGSKVRMRGRVDRLERDAAGRLVIVDIKTGKTPVSKDDAQRHAQLAMYQLAVAEGMSPPGAGDEPGGARLVYVGKSGATGVTEREQDPLTPAARDEWRNRVRQAAAATAGPQYIARRNDGCTHCPLRPCCPAHAERSAP; from the coding sequence ATGTCACAGACCTGGGGTGTCGAAGCGCATGCGGTCCTAGCGCCGGGTGCACGCGGTCGGGTGCGGGTGCTGGGCGGCCCCGGGACTGGTAAGAGCACACTGCTCGTCGAGTCCGCGGTCGCGCACATCGCTGCCGGCGCCGATCCGGAATCGGTTCTGCTGCTTACCGGTTCGGGACGAATCGACAAGCGGGCGCGCAACGCCCTGACAATGGCATTGCTGCGGTCGCGTACCACCGGCCCTTGCCGGGCGGCGGTCCGCGAGCCGTTGGTACGCACGGTGCACGGCTACGCCTATGCGGTCGTGCGGAAAGCCGCAGAGCGTGCCGGCGACGCCCTCCCGCGGCTGGTAACCAGCGCCGAGCAGGATGCCATCATTCGGGAACTGCTTGCCGGGGACCTGGAAGATGGAGCGGCCGCTGCGACCACGTGGCCGGCGTATCTACAACCCGCGCTGAGTACCGCCGGTTTCGCCGCCGAGCTGCGAAACTTCTTGGCGCGCTGCGCAGAACGCGGCGTGGACCCGCAGGAGTTGGAACGGCTGGGCCGTCGCTGTGGCCGTCCGGAATGGACCGCCGCCGGCCAATTCGCCCGACAGTACGAGCAGGTGATGTTGCTGCGGGGTGCGGTGGGGTTGGGGGCGCCGCAGGCGACGGCACCGGCTCTGGGCGCGGCCGAGCTGGTCGGGGCGGCTTTGGAGGCTTTCGCCGTTGATCCTGAGTTGCTGGCCGCCGAACGAGCCAGGGTCCGGCTCCTGTTGGTCGACGACGCCCAGCAACTTGACCCGCAGGCAGCCCGCTTGGTCCGGGTGCTCGCCGAGGGCAGCGAGCTGGCCCTGATGGCCGGCGATGCGAACCAAGCGGTGTTCGGGTTTCGGGGTGGCGAGCCCACCGGCTTGCTGGCCGACGACCTTCCGTCGGTGATATTGACAGTCTCGCATCGCTGTGCGCCCGCGGTGGCGCGGGCCGTCACCGGCATCGCGCGGCGGCTGCCCGGACGAAGCGTCGGTCGGCGAATCGAGGGCACCGGGACCGAGGTTGGGTCGGTGACGGTGCGCCTGGCCGCATCGGCGCACGCGGAGGCGGCGATGATCGCCGACGAACTGCGACGTGCGCACCTGATCGATGGGGTGCCATGGTCGCAGATGGCGGTGATCGTCAGGTCGGTGCCGCGGGCCGCCGCACGGTTGCCGCGGGCGTTGGCTGCTGCCGGGGTCCCGGTGGCCTTACCTTCACCTGACGGGCCGTTGTCCGAGGAACCGGCGGTGCGGGCGCTGCTCACGGTGCTCGAGGCGACCGCCGGCGGGCTCGATGGCGACCAGGCGTTGATACTTCTCACCGGGCCGATCGGTCGCGTCGACCCGGTATCGCTTCGCCAGCTGCGCCGAACTCTGCGGCGTGCCCGTCCGGATCAGGTCCCGGGGAAGCTTGGTGATCTGCTGGTGGAGGTGCTACTCGGCGACGCGCCGCTGTCGGCGCCACAGTCGCGTCCACTGCGGCGAGTGCGTGCGGTATTGGCCGCGGCCGGCCGCTGCCACCGCTCAGGTCATCGCGCGGGCCAGGATCCGCGGCACACGCTGTGGGCTGCGTGGCATCGGTCGGGTTTGCAACGCCGCTGGCTGGCGGCCATAGAGCACGGTGGCCGGGCGGCTGTCCAGGCCACGCGGGATCTGGAAGCGGTGACCGAGTTGTTCGACATCACCGATCACTATGTGTCGCGCACGTCGGGGGCGTCCCTGCGCGGGCTTGTCGAGCACGTCGCGGCGCTGCAGCTGCCGGGTGGGCGACCCGAGCCGGTATCCCAAACAGAACAGGTCAGGGTCCTCAGTGCGCATGCCGCGCTGGGACATGAATGGGATCTGGTGGCCATCGCCGGTTTACAAGACGGCTTGTGGCCCAACACGATTCCGCGTGGCGGTGTGCTTGGCACCCAGCGGCTGCTCGACGAACTCGACGGTGTCACCGCGGATGCCTCGATGCGTGCGCCGTTGCTGGCCGAGGAGCGTCGGCTGCTGGTGGCCGCGATGGGCCGGGCCCGGCGACGATTGCTGGTGACGGCTACCGACAGCGATGCGGGCGGGCAGGATGCTGTGCTGCCGTCGGCGTTCTTTTTCGAGATCGCTCAATGGGCCGAAGGCGACGGTGGATCCGGCGCGGTGCAGCCGGTCGCTGCGCCGCGTGTGTTGTCGGCGGCGGCGGTGGTGGGCCGGCTACGTGGTGTGGTGTGCGCACCGTCCGGCGCGGTGGACGACGCCGCGCGCGATTGTGCGGCAACCCAATTGGCCCGGTTGGCCAAGGCCGGCGTGCCGGGCGCCGACCCGGTCGAGTGGCACGGCCTGATCCCGGTCAGCACGAGCGATCCGGTGTGCGACGGCGAGGATCTCGTCACCTTGACGCCGTCGACCCTGCAGACACTCACCGACTGTCCACTGCGCTGGCTGGCCGAACGGCACGGCGGAACGAACGCGCGCGAGCTGCGGTCTACCGTCGGATCGCTGTTGCACGCGTTGTTCGCCGAACCGGGCAAAAGTGAATCGCAACTGCTGGCCGAACTGGACCGGGCGTGGGAGCACCTGCCCTTCGATGCGCGGTGGCATTCGGCCAACGAGCTTGCCCGGCACCGCGCGATGATCCAAGCGTTCGTCGAGTGGCGAGCTCAGACCCGATCCGAGCTGACCGAGGTCGGCGTGGAGGTCGACATCGACGGAATTCTCGGGGACGGTGGCGCTGCGGGCAGCAAGGTCCGGATGCGCGGCCGGGTGGATCGCCTGGAACGCGATGCGGCCGGTCGCCTGGTGATCGTCGACATCAAAACCGGCAAGACACCGGTCAGCAAGGACGATGCCCAGCGCCACGCCCAGCTGGCGATGTATCAGCTCGCGGTGGCCGAAGGCATGTCACCCCCGGGGGCGGGGGACGAGCCCGGCGGTGCCCGGCTGGTCTATGTCGGGAAAAGCGGGGCCACCGGAGTTACTGAACGCGAGCAGGATCCACTCACACCGGCCGCCCGCGACGAATGGCGCAACCGCGTCCGGCAGGCGGCCGCGGCGACAGCCGGTCCGCAGTACATCGCTCGGCGCAACGACGGTTGCACCCACTGCCCGTTGCGACCGTGCTGTCCGGCCCACGCCGAGCGGTCGGCACCATGA
- a CDS encoding WhiB family transcriptional regulator gives MSALTVPRQTLAELPCHAGEPDLWFADTPADLEVAKTLCASCPIRRQCLAAALERAEPWGVWGGEIFDRGSIVSHKRPRGRPRKDVVAA, from the coding sequence GTGTCGGCACTGACAGTCCCCAGACAGACGCTGGCGGAGTTGCCATGTCACGCCGGTGAACCCGATCTGTGGTTCGCCGATACCCCAGCCGATCTTGAAGTCGCTAAGACGCTCTGTGCGAGCTGCCCGATCAGACGGCAGTGTTTGGCAGCGGCACTGGAACGGGCCGAACCCTGGGGGGTATGGGGCGGTGAGATATTCGACCGAGGCTCGATCGTGAGTCACAAGCGTCCCCGCGGACGTCCGCGCAAGGACGTCGTCGCCGCCTAG